One part of the Humulus lupulus chromosome 9, drHumLupu1.1, whole genome shotgun sequence genome encodes these proteins:
- the LOC133801954 gene encoding uncharacterized protein LOC133801954 codes for MVYPVLDPPPKKPASKGRLLSISTHVDECVINNAAGTHGATLGLDILSRVGQSISSFEAPQWQFLNNARDCNTLYDKSVELIAASFAAVAQLNYKLYNEVHSSMSYAQESKNLQLKLTDEYKAAKAKMEAETEQMKARIVELEKFNVKLEEEKKATFEIMEGEKARLLAVDLAMYRIWASNADLDTSFLGSFEEELVAKWQAWLDAEEATREEAARAKEDAEKAKEDAHSS; via the exons ATGGTCTACCCAGTGCTTGACCCTCCTCCAAAGAAACCAGCGTCCAAAGGGcgcctgttgtcgatttctactcatgttgatgagtgtGTCATCAACAATGCTGCCGGGACTCATGGAGCTACACTTGGCCTGGACATCCTGTCTCGGGTAGGCCAGAGCATCAGTAGCTTcgaggctccccagtggcagtttttgaacaatgctcgggactgcaacaccctttatgacaagagtgtcgagctcATTGCTGCG TCTTTTGCTGCTGttgctcaacttaattataagttgTACAACGAGGTtcactcgagcatgtcctatgcccaagAGTCGAAGAATCTTCAACTTAAGCTCACTGACGAGTATAAGGCcgcaaaggcaaagatggaggctgaaaCCGAGCAGATGAAGGCCAGGATAGTCGAGCTCGAGAAGTTCAAtgtcaagcttgaggaggagaaaaaggccaccttcgagataatggagggcgaaaaggctcgtcttctcgcggtcgacctggccatgtacaggatctgggccagtaatgccgatcttgataccagcttcctaggctcttttgaggaagagctcgtggccaaatggcaggcttGGCTCGATGCAGAGGAGGCTACTCGGGAGGAGGCAGCGAGggccaaggaagatgctgagaaggctaaggaggatgctcatTCCTCCTAA
- the LOC133802619 gene encoding multiple organellar RNA editing factor 8, chloroplastic/mitochondrial-like encodes MATTSLSRSLPKTLTLASFISRSLSTSPSISIVHSRSSLSLLHRLRPLAGAFVTHGNFSLASNLRCFSSNATSSSLKDPNPNWSNRPPKETILLDGCDFEHWLVVMEPPEGDPTRDDIIDSYIKTLAMVVGSEEEARMKIYSVSTRCYFAFGALVSEELSYKLKELPKVRWVLPDSYLDVKNKDYGGEPFINGEAVPYDPKYHEEWIRNNARANERNRRNDRPRNFDRSRNFERRRENVQNRDFQRGPPPMPNQQNAGPNPHGMPPSGNMGPPPPPNMGPPPPHMGPPLPNMGSPPNRGPPPPHMGPPPPNMGGYPPNNMGQGYPPNPPNKMGGYPPNNMNPPNNYGGMPPPSNNWGGMPPNNYGGPPPSHNTGPPNMGGGPPNMGGMQQGNNGWSGNVPNADNQNSYTPSRDMGNVPGRNYSS; translated from the exons ATGGCGACAACCTCTTTATCACGCTCCCTTCCCAAAACCCTAACCCTAGCCTCGTTCATTTCTCGCTCCTTATCCACTTCACCCTCCATTTCCATAGTCCACTCTCGTTCCTCCCTTTCTCTCCTCCACCGGCTCCGCCCTCTCGCCGGAGCCTTCGTCACCCACGGAAACTTCTCTCTTGCCTCGAATCTTCGATGTTTCTCGTCCAATGCGACGTCGTCCTCTCTCAAGGATCCCAACCCTAACTGGTCTAATCGCCCCCCTAAGGAGACGATCCTTCTTGATGGCTGTGACTTTGAGCACTGGCTTGTCGTTATGGAACCACCTGAAGGTGATCCCACTAGAGATGATATCATCGATAGTTACATTAAAACCCTGGCCATGGTCGTCGGCAG TGAGGAAGAAGCAAGAATGAAAATATACTCAGTTTCTACTAGGTGCTATTTTGCTTTTGGGGCTCTTGTGTCTGAAGAACTTTCTTACAAACTTAAAG AATTGCCTAAAGTGCGCTGGGTCCTGCCTGATTCATACTTGGATGTGAAGAACAAAGATTATGGAG GGGAACCTTTTATTAATGGTGAAGCAGTTCCATACGACCCCAAGTACCATGAGGAATGGATAAGGAACAATGCTAGAGCAAATGAGAGGAATAGGCGTAATGACAGACCTCGTAATTTTGATAGATCGAGGAACTTTGAGAGGAGGCGTGAAAATGTGCAAAACCGAGATTTTCAAAGGGGACCTCCTCCCATGCCCAACCAGCAGAATGCTGGGCCAAACCCCCATGGAATGCCCCCTAGCGGCAACATGGGTCCGCCACCACCTCCCAACATGGGTCCACCACCACCACACATGGGCCCACCACTGCCCAACATGGGTTCACCACCCAACAGAGGTCCACCACCGCCCCACATGGGCCCGCCACCTCCCAACATGGGTGGTTATCCTCCCAACAACATGGGCCAGGGCTATCCCCCTAATCCCCCCAACAAAATGGGAGGATACCCCCCCAACAACATGAACCCGCCCAATAACTACGGAGGAATGCCACCACCAAGCAACAACTGGGGTGGCATGCCGCCAAACAACTACGGAGGACCTCCACCCAGCCATAACACTGGTCCACCAAACATGGGAGGAGGGCCGCCAAATATGGGAGGAATGCAGCAGGGAAACAATGGATGGTCTGGTAATGTACCTAATGCAGACAATCAGAATAGCTACACACCCAGCAGAGACATGGGAAATGTGCCTGGTAGGAACTATTCGTCTTAA